A genomic window from Campylobacter concisus includes:
- the accB gene encoding acetyl-CoA carboxylase biotin carboxyl carrier protein — MKKEDIKELIEFFNDMEMNHIKIKSGDFEVELEKFSDYCAPAKPAAQAPAPAPVNVVVNSEVKPAANSPKDSIKSPMVGTFYAAPSPGAAPFVKVGQRVRKGDVVGIIEAMKIMNEIEAEFDCQITEMLVSDGQPVEFGLPLFGVEKN, encoded by the coding sequence ATGAAAAAAGAAGATATAAAAGAGCTTATCGAATTTTTTAATGATATGGAGATGAATCATATCAAAATAAAAAGTGGTGATTTTGAGGTAGAGCTTGAAAAATTTTCAGATTATTGCGCGCCTGCTAAACCAGCAGCACAAGCACCAGCTCCAGCACCTGTAAATGTAGTCGTTAATTCAGAGGTAAAACCAGCTGCAAACTCGCCAAAAGATAGCATAAAATCTCCTATGGTAGGTACTTTCTATGCTGCTCCAAGCCCAGGTGCTGCCCCATTTGTAAAAGTAGGTCAAAGAGTGAGAAAAGGCGATGTAGTAGGCATCATTGAAGCTATGAAGATCATGAATGAGATCGAGGCTGAGTTTGACTGCCAGATCACTGAGATGCTAGTCTCTGACGGACAGCCAGTTGAGTTTGGATTGCCTTTATTTGGCGTGGAGAAAAATTAA
- a CDS encoding DUF3737 family protein: protein MQEKNAEIFTGERAMFGAKSVNFTNCIFEDGESPLKHSSNLKLNECVFAYKYPLWYASDATLNGGYLEPLARAGMWYSTNLSFKDVVINAPKSFRKSSQISLENINFSDASETLWGCTDVKIKNVFASGDYFGANSENLEIDGLNLDGNYCFDGCKNVHITNSKLISKDAFWNCENVTAQNCLISGEYLAWNSKNVTLINCTIKSLQALCYVENLIVKDCIFMDTSLAFEYSSVDVSTIGAIKSIKNPKSGVIRAAKIDEIIIDENLVDTKGIKIIITEK, encoded by the coding sequence ATGCAAGAGAAAAATGCAGAAATTTTTACTGGCGAGCGTGCGATGTTTGGGGCAAAAAGTGTAAATTTTACAAACTGTATCTTTGAAGATGGCGAGTCGCCGCTAAAGCATAGTTCAAATTTAAAGCTAAATGAGTGCGTTTTTGCCTACAAATACCCACTTTGGTACGCAAGCGATGCCACGCTAAATGGCGGATACTTGGAGCCTCTAGCAAGAGCTGGCATGTGGTACAGTACAAATTTAAGCTTCAAAGACGTGGTCATCAACGCTCCAAAAAGTTTTAGAAAAAGCTCGCAAATTTCGCTAGAAAATATAAATTTTTCAGATGCTAGTGAAACACTTTGGGGATGCACGGATGTGAAGATAAAAAATGTCTTTGCCAGTGGCGATTACTTTGGGGCAAATAGTGAAAATTTAGAGATCGATGGGCTAAATTTAGATGGAAACTACTGCTTTGATGGTTGTAAAAATGTCCATATCACAAACTCAAAGCTCATTTCAAAAGATGCATTTTGGAACTGTGAAAACGTGACCGCGCAAAACTGCCTAATCTCAGGCGAATATCTGGCTTGGAACTCAAAAAATGTAACGCTCATAAACTGCACGATAAAGAGCTTGCAAGCACTTTGTTACGTGGAAAATTTGATCGTAAAAGATTGCATTTTTATGGATACGAGTCTTGCGTTTGAATATTCAAGTGTCGATGTAAGCACAATCGGAGCGATAAAAAGCATAAAAAATCCAAAAAGTGGCGTGATAAGGGCAGCAAAGATAGATGAGATCATCATCGATGAAAATTTAGTTGATACTAAAGGCATTAAGATAATTATTACTGAAAAATAA
- the dcd gene encoding dCTP deaminase: protein MGLKSDSWIRKMSVEKNMIVPFAEEQVGRGVVSYGVSSYGYDIRVGDEFKIFTNIGGTVVDPKNFDEKNVVDFKGDVCIVPPNSFALARTIEYFNMPDNVLAICLGKSTYARCGIIVNVTPFEPGFKGHITIEISNTTPLPAKIYANEGIAQVLFIEGDELCEVTYADKNGKYQAQEGITLPRILK, encoded by the coding sequence ATGGGTTTAAAGTCAGATTCTTGGATAAGAAAAATGTCTGTTGAGAAAAATATGATAGTGCCATTTGCTGAGGAACAAGTCGGACGCGGCGTCGTTAGTTACGGCGTTTCTAGCTACGGCTACGATATCCGCGTTGGTGATGAGTTTAAAATTTTTACAAACATCGGCGGAACCGTGGTCGATCCGAAAAATTTCGACGAGAAAAACGTAGTGGATTTTAAGGGCGACGTCTGCATCGTACCGCCAAATTCTTTTGCTTTAGCGCGCACGATTGAGTACTTCAACATGCCTGATAACGTGCTAGCGATCTGCCTTGGCAAGAGCACATACGCAAGGTGCGGTATCATCGTAAACGTCACGCCTTTTGAGCCTGGATTTAAGGGGCACATCACGATAGAAATTTCAAACACAACGCCACTTCCTGCAAAAATTTATGCGAACGAAGGCATCGCGCAGGTGCTATTTATCGAGGGTGATGAGCTTTGCGAGGTAACTTATGCTGATAAAAACGGCAAATACCAAGCCCAAGAAGGCATTACGCTGCCTAGAATTTTGAAGTAA
- a CDS encoding motility associated factor glycosyltransferase family protein, producing the protein MSDKKKTKERNLSGITNPIFEKNLQALFQQDEVLAARLFGMSIQTKYEIILDKSDPIHINIINKESNETIYKDPVEEISKMLDDIEKKYKRYPGLFFYGLGTGIFYKALAKNKTHKKIVIIEPELEIIHLVLNIIDISDELKDEQIVLFYSEFATYVQFYYLVSHSDLDIYAKTYSLIIHSNYYDNFADDYIKINKDITRAFSQNVVSHGNSIDDLLIGTKQHIENLPHMLTNYCYTNLVKKRHGLMDTAIIVSTGPSLDKQLETLKKFAPYVSIISVDASYPILARNGIKPDYVTSIERMIPTSTFFEKKHPGFDDDINFIVASVTHSQTVKNILPRRLVLTMRPQQEEKMFRLNKYGYLGVGHSCANMAYQLAYVLGHKNIIFIGQDLAFGKDGASHAKGHTIAQPDENLYTIAYGGEGEVRTTYVWMLFKNQFENDIEQAKLEDIKSYNCTEGGARINGAIEKPFLEVMNELCKGKKVKNLPNIKKDSDKVANKNLLKAYEVIQNKIRVQTQAKEKIEKVFLELTPKIDNFMLLRDKNEINTKHFKQLVGISNKIDKLKNCISHKKYMRYIENIFVISTYHQELELAKVSVAPSDTDEEKTNKLVEWIEFHKYWLFSAAGGINADIETTKEASKPLIKELKKRGIFPKKD; encoded by the coding sequence ATGTCAGATAAAAAAAAGACAAAAGAAAGAAATTTAAGTGGAATAACAAACCCTATTTTTGAAAAAAATCTTCAAGCACTATTTCAACAAGATGAGGTCTTGGCTGCTAGACTTTTTGGTATGAGTATACAAACTAAATACGAAATCATTCTAGATAAAAGTGATCCAATACACATAAACATCATCAATAAAGAATCTAATGAAACAATATATAAAGATCCGGTTGAAGAAATTAGTAAAATGCTTGATGATATAGAAAAAAAATATAAAAGATATCCAGGACTTTTCTTTTATGGCTTAGGAACTGGTATATTTTATAAAGCTTTAGCAAAAAATAAGACTCATAAAAAAATTGTTATCATAGAACCAGAACTTGAAATCATACATCTTGTTTTAAATATTATTGATATATCAGATGAGCTTAAAGATGAACAAATTGTTCTTTTTTATTCCGAATTTGCTACATATGTACAGTTTTACTATCTCGTATCGCATAGTGATTTAGATATATATGCTAAAACTTATAGCTTAATAATCCACTCTAACTATTATGATAATTTTGCAGATGACTATATCAAAATAAACAAAGATATAACAAGAGCTTTTTCTCAAAATGTAGTTTCCCATGGAAATAGTATAGATGATCTTCTAATAGGCACAAAACAGCATATTGAGAATCTACCTCATATGCTTACTAATTACTGCTATACAAATTTAGTTAAAAAAAGACACGGTCTTATGGATACAGCGATCATTGTTTCAACAGGGCCAAGCCTAGATAAACAGCTAGAAACACTTAAGAAATTTGCACCTTATGTAAGCATTATAAGTGTCGATGCATCATATCCGATACTTGCAAGAAATGGCATAAAGCCAGATTATGTAACATCAATTGAGCGAATGATACCTACTTCTACATTTTTTGAAAAAAAGCACCCTGGATTTGATGATGATATAAATTTTATTGTGGCTTCAGTAACACACAGCCAAACTGTAAAAAATATATTACCTAGACGTTTAGTGCTTACGATGAGGCCTCAACAAGAAGAAAAAATGTTTAGACTCAACAAATATGGATATCTTGGTGTCGGACACAGTTGTGCAAATATGGCCTACCAGTTAGCGTATGTACTAGGACATAAAAATATTATTTTTATAGGTCAAGATCTTGCTTTTGGTAAAGATGGTGCAAGTCATGCCAAAGGTCACACTATCGCTCAGCCGGACGAAAATTTATATACTATTGCCTATGGTGGCGAAGGAGAAGTAAGAACAACTTATGTATGGATGCTCTTTAAAAATCAATTTGAAAATGATATCGAGCAGGCTAAATTAGAAGATATAAAATCATATAACTGCACTGAAGGTGGAGCTAGAATAAATGGTGCCATAGAGAAACCTTTTTTAGAAGTTATGAATGAGCTTTGCAAAGGTAAAAAAGTTAAAAATTTACCAAATATCAAAAAAGATAGCGATAAAGTGGCTAACAAAAATTTGTTAAAAGCCTATGAAGTAATACAAAACAAAATAAGAGTTCAAACACAAGCTAAAGAAAAAATAGAAAAAGTATTTTTAGAATTAACTCCAAAAATTGATAATTTTATGCTTTTAAGAGATAAGAATGAAATAAATACAAAGCATTTTAAACAGCTTGTAGGGATATCAAACAAGATAGATAAGCTTAAAAATTGCATATCTCATAAAAAGTATATGAGATATATAGAAAATATCTTTGTTATCTCGACTTATCACCAAGAACTAGAGCTTGCTAAAGTATCAGTAGCACCAAGTGATACAGACGAAGAAAAAACTAATAAATTAGTTGAATGGATAGAATTTCATAAATACTGGCTATTTTCAGCAGCTGGTGGTATAAATGCGGATATAGAAACAACAAAAGAAGCCTCAAAACCTCTTATAAAAGAGCTTAAAAAACGTGGCATCTTTCCAAAAAAAGACTAA